Proteins encoded in a region of the Caldalkalibacillus thermarum genome:
- the clpP gene encoding ATP-dependent Clp endopeptidase proteolytic subunit ClpP, which produces MPLIPTVIEQTNRGERAYDIYSRLLKDRIIFLGTPIDDQVANAVVAQLLFLAAEDPEKDISLYINSPGGSITAGMAIYDTMQYIKPKVSTICIGLAASMGAFLLAAGEKGKRFALPNSEVMIHQPLGGTQGQASDIEIHAKRILKMRDRLNKILAERTGQPLERIERDTDRDHFMSAEEAKAYGLIDEVITRTPEK; this is translated from the coding sequence ATGCCACTCATCCCCACAGTGATTGAACAAACCAATCGCGGTGAACGCGCCTACGATATTTATTCGCGCTTGTTAAAGGACCGGATTATTTTCTTGGGGACACCTATCGATGACCAGGTGGCCAATGCTGTTGTCGCCCAGTTGTTGTTTCTGGCTGCGGAAGATCCAGAAAAAGACATTTCCCTGTACATTAACAGCCCGGGAGGTTCCATCACAGCCGGAATGGCCATTTACGATACCATGCAATACATTAAGCCAAAAGTGAGCACCATCTGTATCGGATTGGCTGCTTCCATGGGAGCATTCCTCCTGGCGGCCGGTGAAAAAGGCAAGCGTTTTGCCCTGCCCAACTCAGAAGTGATGATTCACCAGCCATTGGGAGGCACACAGGGGCAAGCCTCAGATATTGAGATTCATGCTAAACGCATTTTAAAAATGCGGGATAGACTGAACAAAATCTTGGCCGAGCGGACCGGGCAACCTCTGGAGCGCATTGAACGGGATACAGACCGTGATCACTTCATGTCTGCTGAAGAAGCGAAAGCCTATGGTCTGATCGACGAAGTGATTACCCGCACCCCAGAAAAATAG